One genomic segment of Catalinimonas alkaloidigena includes these proteins:
- the fahA gene encoding fumarylacetoacetase, with the protein MPQSPWLNITDNSDFSIYNLPYGVFSTATRRPRVGVAIGEYIIDMAAVAGRGKFHDLKVPLEVFEASSLNAFMHLGRARWKAVRQRLIQWVSQENSPLEQLKGECLIRQSEARMHLPVQIGDYTDFYASEEHATNVGTMFRGKENALVSNWKHMPIAYHGRASSIVISATDIHRPKGQIMPKDAETPAFAASQKLDFELEMAAVIGKDSELGHPVLTEEAEDHIFGFVLFNDWSARDIQRWEYVPLGPFLGKNFASSISPWIVPLEALQAFQTDGPEQHPVPLPYLQKNNPRNFDIQLEVSLQPEQGEKQIISRTNFKHMYWSIHQQIAHHTVNGCNLRVGDLLASGTISGKATGSQGSMLELSWNGEQPLQMNSGIHRSFVEDGDTICMTGFARKENIHIGFGEVKTKILPAL; encoded by the coding sequence ATGCCTCAATCCCCCTGGCTCAACATTACTGACAACAGTGATTTCAGCATTTACAATTTGCCCTACGGCGTGTTTTCCACAGCTACTCGTCGGCCCAGAGTGGGCGTAGCCATTGGAGAGTATATTATAGACATGGCGGCAGTGGCGGGCAGAGGTAAATTTCATGACCTTAAGGTTCCTCTGGAAGTGTTTGAAGCATCCAGCCTCAACGCTTTTATGCACCTGGGTAGAGCAAGGTGGAAGGCAGTACGGCAGCGATTAATTCAGTGGGTGAGTCAGGAAAATTCTCCTCTGGAACAGCTTAAAGGTGAATGCCTAATACGGCAGTCTGAGGCCCGTATGCATCTGCCTGTACAGATCGGTGATTATACCGATTTTTATGCCAGCGAGGAGCATGCTACCAATGTAGGCACAATGTTCAGGGGCAAAGAGAATGCCCTGGTGTCCAACTGGAAACATATGCCTATCGCCTATCATGGCAGGGCTTCATCCATTGTAATTTCCGCTACGGATATTCATCGGCCCAAAGGGCAGATTATGCCTAAAGATGCGGAAACTCCTGCCTTTGCGGCGAGTCAAAAGCTGGACTTTGAGCTGGAAATGGCCGCCGTGATTGGCAAAGACTCTGAGCTAGGACATCCTGTCTTAACCGAAGAAGCTGAAGATCATATTTTTGGTTTTGTCCTCTTCAACGACTGGTCGGCACGAGATATTCAGCGATGGGAGTATGTGCCCCTAGGGCCTTTTTTGGGTAAAAATTTTGCCTCTTCCATCTCCCCCTGGATTGTGCCGCTGGAAGCCTTACAAGCCTTTCAGACAGATGGCCCGGAACAGCATCCGGTGCCCCTGCCTTATCTGCAAAAAAATAACCCGCGAAACTTTGACATCCAACTGGAAGTAAGCCTTCAGCCCGAGCAGGGCGAGAAGCAAATCATCAGCCGAACTAATTTTAAGCACATGTATTGGAGTATCCATCAGCAGATCGCACACCATACCGTTAATGGATGTAACCTCAGAGTAGGCGACCTGCTGGCTTCAGGCACCATCAGTGGCAAGGCTACCGGTAGCCAGGGAAGCATGCTGGAACTGAGCTGGAACGGTGAACAGCCTCTTCAAATGAACAGTGGTATCCACAGATCGTTTGTAGAAGATGGAGACACCATTTGTATGACAGGCTTCGCCCGGAAAGAAAACATACACATAGGTTTCGGTGAAGTCAAAACCAAAATATTGCCTGCCTTATGA
- a CDS encoding flavin reductase family protein, whose amino-acid sequence MKSIRPADVSARDFYSYMVGAVVPRPIAFVSSISAEGRVNLSPYSFFNAVSAKPPILIFAPVNSMRDGSTKNTLDYVLEHDEVVINIVNHTMLEQMSLASTAYPKGVNEFAKSGLTEAASQLVKPPRVAESPVAFECKVKQVIPLGDEGGAGNLVICEVLLVHIHEEVLDEKGNIHPQKLNAIGRMGGSFYCRASGDAVFEVIRPIKEHGIGVDQLPEAIRKSSILTGSNLAKLATVAAIPDLDHVQRYAEDSEIQRTLKQYSTDSRQLTEAIHRLAQQYLDKGDTDKAWGALILALEHTK is encoded by the coding sequence ATGAAATCCATTCGTCCTGCTGACGTAAGCGCCCGTGATTTTTACAGCTACATGGTGGGGGCAGTTGTCCCACGCCCGATTGCCTTCGTCAGTTCTATCAGTGCGGAAGGAAGGGTAAACCTTAGTCCTTATAGTTTTTTCAATGCAGTAAGCGCAAAACCACCCATCCTCATTTTTGCTCCGGTGAATAGCATGCGGGACGGTAGCACTAAAAACACGCTGGATTATGTGCTAGAGCATGACGAGGTAGTCATCAATATCGTGAATCATACCATGCTGGAACAGATGTCTCTGGCCAGTACAGCTTATCCCAAAGGGGTGAATGAGTTTGCCAAATCCGGATTAACGGAAGCTGCTTCTCAATTGGTCAAACCCCCACGTGTCGCTGAATCTCCGGTGGCCTTTGAGTGTAAAGTAAAGCAGGTAATTCCACTGGGAGATGAGGGAGGAGCAGGTAACCTGGTGATTTGTGAGGTGCTGCTGGTGCATATCCATGAAGAAGTGCTGGATGAGAAAGGGAATATCCATCCGCAAAAGCTAAATGCTATCGGCCGTATGGGCGGAAGCTTTTACTGCCGCGCCAGTGGTGATGCTGTTTTTGAAGTGATACGCCCGATCAAAGAGCATGGGATAGGTGTAGATCAGTTGCCGGAAGCTATTCGGAAGAGTAGCATTCTGACAGGCAGCAATCTGGCCAAATTAGCCACTGTTGCAGCTATTCCTGATCTTGATCATGTTCAGCGCTATGCCGAAGATTCCGAAATACAACGAACATTAAAACAGTACTCAACCGATTCCAGGCAGTTGACAGAAGCTATACACAGGCTTGCTCAGCAGTATCTGGATAAAGGAGATACCGATAAAGCCTGGGGAGCGTTAATCCTTGCCTTAGAGCATACCAAATAA